In Phocoena sinus isolate mPhoSin1 chromosome X, mPhoSin1.pri, whole genome shotgun sequence, a genomic segment contains:
- the LOC116747648 gene encoding LOW QUALITY PROTEIN: peroxiredoxin-1-like (The sequence of the model RefSeq protein was modified relative to this genomic sequence to represent the inferred CDS: inserted 1 base in 1 codon) yields MSSGNAKIGHHTPQFKATAVMPDGQFKDISLSDYKGKYVVFFFYPLDFTFVCPTEIIAFRDRAEEFKKLNCQVIGVSVDSHFCLLAWINIPKKQGGLGPMNTPLISDPKRTIAQEYGVLKAHEGISFRGLFIIDDKGIIQQITINDLPVGRSVDETLRXLQFTDKHGEVCPAGWKPGSDTIKPDVQKSKEYFSKQKRALGHFRARLQ; encoded by the exons ATGTCTTCAGGAAATGCCAAAATTGGGCACCATACCCCCCAGTTCAAAGCAACTGCTGTAATGCCAGATGGTCAGTTCAAAGATATCAGTCTATCTGACTACAAAGGAAAATATGTTGTGTTCTTCTTTTACCCTCTTGACTTCACCTTTGTGTGCCCCACAGAGATCATTGCTTTCAGAGATAGGGCAGAAGAATTTAAGAAACTCAACTGCCAAGTGATTGGTGTTTCTGTGGATTCTCACTTCTGTCTCCTGGCATGGATCAACATACCCAAGAAACAAGGAGGACTGGGACCCATGAACACTCCCTTGATATCAGACCCCAAGCGCACCATTGCTCAGGAATATGGGGTCTTAAAGGCCCATGAAGGCATCTCATTCAGgggcctttttattattgatgatAAGGGTATCATTCAACAGATCACCATAAATGACCTTCCTGTTGGCCGTTCTGTGGATGAGACTCTGA CCCTCCAGTTCACTGACAAACATGGGGAAGTGTGCCCAGCTGGCTGGAAGCCTGGCAGTGATACCATCAAGCCTGATGTCCAGAAGAGCAAAGAATATTTCTCTAAGCAGAAACGAGCACTGGGCCATTTTAGGGCCAGGTTGCAGTAG